One window of Nostoc sp. UHCC 0926 genomic DNA carries:
- a CDS encoding sunset domain-containing protein has product MNNQLKPRQLSIVVTLFTVLMLGSCGKKPEESTSTTPSSPTAVAPASPASSTAASPIPGNTTSSSKKPASAGNKTAVLAAAQNLGVKPQNQTTCPSDAQVKGKITNKRGNIYHVPKTLDYEKVKPDICFKDANTAQLAGFRAPK; this is encoded by the coding sequence ATGAACAATCAACTTAAACCTCGTCAACTGAGCATTGTAGTGACGTTATTTACAGTGCTGATGCTAGGTAGCTGTGGTAAAAAACCTGAAGAATCTACTAGTACTACGCCTTCTTCACCAACTGCTGTTGCTCCAGCTAGTCCTGCCTCTAGTACAGCAGCTAGTCCTATCCCTGGAAATACAACTTCTAGCTCTAAGAAACCAGCATCGGCGGGGAATAAAACAGCAGTTTTAGCAGCAGCACAAAATCTCGGGGTGAAACCACAAAACCAAACAACTTGCCCAAGTGATGCACAGGTAAAAGGCAAGATTACGAATAAGAGAGGCAACATTTATCACGTACCCAAAACCTTAGATTATGAAAAAGTAAAGCCGGATATTTGTTTTAAAGATGCGAATACAGCACAACTTGCTGGTTTCCGTGCGCCTAAGTGA
- a CDS encoding phospholipid-binding protein: MGWLQRLFGLELPEDAQVNPDPTLIADNSESGETIPLERVGLNGEYDQSGLAKRVALAFDEDSQFDEIDSVYVAQLGSSVVLKGEVATQEILAQLVETARGVSGATDVQSDEVSIA; the protein is encoded by the coding sequence ATGGGTTGGTTACAAAGACTGTTTGGACTTGAATTACCAGAAGATGCTCAAGTTAACCCAGATCCGACTCTAATTGCTGACAATTCCGAATCGGGGGAAACTATTCCTCTGGAACGAGTCGGACTAAATGGAGAATATGACCAAAGTGGTTTAGCAAAAAGAGTAGCCTTAGCTTTTGACGAAGACTCGCAATTTGATGAGATTGATTCTGTCTATGTTGCTCAGTTGGGAAGTAGCGTAGTTTTAAAGGGAGAAGTAGCAACACAAGAGATATTGGCACAATTGGTGGAGACTGCCAGGGGGGTAAGTGGTGCTACTGATGTGCAGAGTGATGAAGTCAGTATCGCATAA
- a CDS encoding RMD1 family protein codes for MQKLLFDGRDRFRAQALFLGEDINLQTLENYVCLATMPVMVRVGEHGCAVLLDYGAVVLFNLEPVEKVAFLTKLSSQVSDSFTDPETEEVEVHLNIAESERAKEGKILLHEFSVERLQIVADILAKSVVLSHYETSLAAVFDQIEPFAASLQRENRSRHQSRELLRQLGTTLLVQHKIVGRVEIIDKPELLWESPQLENLYLRLEDEYEIRERHHALERKLELISQTAQTVLEFMQHSSSQRVEWYVVILIVVEILLSLYDILFKG; via the coding sequence ATGCAAAAACTCCTTTTTGATGGCAGAGATAGATTTAGAGCGCAGGCCCTATTCCTTGGTGAGGATATTAACTTACAGACGTTAGAGAATTACGTTTGCTTGGCGACTATGCCAGTAATGGTTAGAGTAGGTGAACACGGCTGTGCGGTACTGCTGGACTATGGTGCAGTTGTCCTGTTTAACCTTGAGCCTGTAGAAAAGGTAGCCTTTTTGACCAAACTATCCTCTCAAGTTAGTGACTCTTTTACCGACCCCGAAACAGAAGAGGTGGAAGTTCATCTCAATATTGCAGAGAGTGAACGAGCTAAGGAAGGAAAAATTTTGCTGCATGAATTTAGTGTAGAACGCTTGCAGATAGTGGCTGATATTCTCGCCAAGAGTGTTGTGCTATCTCACTATGAAACCAGCCTAGCAGCTGTATTTGATCAAATTGAACCGTTTGCAGCTAGTCTTCAACGTGAAAACAGGAGTAGACACCAGAGTCGGGAATTACTGCGTCAACTTGGGACTACTTTGTTAGTTCAACATAAGATTGTGGGTCGAGTAGAGATTATCGATAAGCCGGAGTTGCTGTGGGAGTCGCCACAGTTAGAAAACTTATATCTGCGTTTAGAGGATGAATACGAAATCCGTGAGCGTCACCATGCCCTGGAACGAAAACTAGAGTTAATTTCCCAAACCGCACAAACCGTGCTGGAGTTCATGCAGCATAGCAGTAGCCAGCGAGTAGAGTGGTATGTGGTGATTTTGATTGTGGTGGAGATTCTGCTGTCACTGTACGACATCCTTTTTAAAGGCTAA
- a CDS encoding alpha/beta hydrolase: MPCFAAEKIIFRYGLFEESLPVADLRKYAQKQEVSSDLQFFLKFFSREEQFEFHQALQVKASLDIVALDKLLNTELAKEILSAVSQGIARRDQAGVQALDAAVIIGANSQEGLGIISFLEAYPSQRLVINVPAVLKIASKLNLSPVEIPPKDNLSFTPLWQLEVQYQQFTTQGKQFQACLFGDSVTAEIGNTLGKGTFNFALNGISGISLVEQLKLLIPTKVKCEKTVIAIGGNDAWYGLSDSLFANKLQDSISLVRSLGSNQIFLIPAFYSTVAASKEPSISATNLRVEQINTVMNQVAIKNHIPLELQQVQSLNENQALKDDLSSEDGAHLNNEGINIYRQALLKILGK, encoded by the coding sequence ATGCCCTGTTTTGCCGCTGAGAAAATTATTTTTCGCTATGGTCTATTTGAAGAATCCCTACCTGTTGCTGATTTACGTAAGTATGCACAAAAGCAAGAAGTTTCTTCTGATTTGCAATTTTTTCTCAAATTTTTCAGTCGGGAAGAACAATTTGAGTTTCATCAGGCCCTACAAGTAAAAGCATCTCTTGATATTGTGGCTTTGGATAAGCTGTTAAATACAGAACTAGCTAAAGAAATTCTATCTGCGGTTTCCCAAGGTATCGCCCGTCGTGACCAAGCCGGGGTACAAGCACTAGACGCGGCTGTGATCATTGGGGCGAATTCTCAAGAGGGTTTGGGGATCATCAGCTTTCTTGAAGCATATCCTAGTCAAAGACTAGTTATTAATGTTCCAGCAGTATTAAAAATAGCAAGTAAGTTAAATCTATCTCCGGTTGAAATACCACCTAAAGATAACTTAAGTTTTACACCTTTATGGCAACTAGAAGTTCAATATCAGCAATTTACTACTCAAGGAAAGCAATTCCAGGCTTGCTTGTTTGGGGATTCTGTAACTGCCGAAATAGGTAATACTCTGGGGAAAGGTACTTTTAATTTTGCCTTAAATGGGATCAGCGGTATTTCACTTGTTGAGCAACTAAAACTTCTCATTCCAACTAAAGTTAAATGCGAAAAAACTGTGATTGCTATTGGGGGTAATGATGCCTGGTATGGATTAAGTGATTCCTTATTTGCGAACAAACTCCAAGATTCAATTTCCTTAGTGCGAAGCCTTGGGAGTAATCAAATATTCTTAATTCCTGCTTTTTACTCAACAGTTGCCGCTAGTAAAGAGCCAAGTATTTCCGCAACAAATCTTCGGGTAGAGCAAATCAATACTGTGATGAATCAAGTTGCAATTAAAAATCATATCCCATTGGAACTACAACAGGTTCAATCATTAAATGAGAATCAGGCTTTGAAAGATGATTTAAGTTCAGAAGATGGCGCTCATTTAAATAATGAGGGAATAAATATTTATCGGCAGGCTTTATTAAAAATTCTAGGTAAATAA
- a CDS encoding 3'-5' exonuclease, which produces MRMTPGERRLAQRLEEKLEDDYLLWYDVPVGKKQLHPDFIVLHPSRGLFILEVKDWKLDTIQNINPSTVTLLTEDGIKEVKHPLQQARDYALAVNKMLEKDCALVQQEGNYQGKLIIPYGHGVVFTNITRKDFNSSELPAVFESHLVICKDEMLPSTDAGEFQQRIWDLSAYQFGKTLTSSQIDRIRWHIFPELRISAKQLSLLELDTAATEEESPQLQIPDILKIMDLQQEQLARSLGDGHRVIHGVAGSGKTMILAYRCQHLAKVGNKPILVLCFNVSLAAKLRQTIQDKNKVSCIKVRHFHGWCMDLLKKYDIPRPDSREYQGEAYIEELVNRVITAVDAKLIPAGTYGAVMLDEGHDFKPEWLKLIAQMVNPETNSLLILYDDAQNLYGEQGSKKFSFKSVGIQAQGRTTIFKLNYRNTEQVLGVAYEFAAYVMTPTTGNDDQVVLLEPASAGRQGPKPDLIRLPSFKHEVDYLADRVQQLHERDIPWNEIAIIYRSNFMGLRIYNHFQQAQIPIEWVNASSDSRNYNPAELSIKLITMHSSKGLEFPVVLIPGIGYMPNQYGHSTPEEEARLLYVAMTRAMEQLILTCDRTSEFTSRLETVLKKVTVKAA; this is translated from the coding sequence ATGCGGATGACCCCCGGCGAGAGGAGGTTAGCGCAGCGCTTGGAGGAGAAATTAGAGGATGATTACCTGCTGTGGTATGACGTGCCAGTAGGTAAAAAGCAATTGCACCCAGACTTCATAGTGCTGCACCCCAGCCGGGGCTTGTTCATCCTGGAAGTAAAAGACTGGAAGTTAGACACTATTCAAAATATCAACCCCTCCACAGTCACACTGCTTACTGAGGATGGAATAAAGGAAGTTAAACACCCACTACAACAGGCCAGAGATTATGCCCTAGCAGTCAACAAAATGCTAGAAAAAGACTGCGCCTTGGTGCAGCAAGAAGGTAATTATCAAGGTAAGCTGATTATCCCTTACGGTCATGGGGTCGTGTTCACCAACATCACCCGCAAGGATTTTAACAGTAGTGAACTACCAGCAGTGTTTGAGTCACACTTAGTTATCTGCAAAGATGAAATGCTCCCAAGCACAGATGCAGGGGAATTTCAGCAGCGAATTTGGGATTTATCAGCATATCAATTTGGTAAGACCTTAACCAGCAGCCAAATAGATAGAATCCGTTGGCATATCTTCCCAGAATTACGCATTAGTGCCAAGCAGTTATCTTTGCTTGAGTTAGACACCGCGGCCACTGAAGAAGAATCGCCGCAGCTGCAAATCCCTGACATTCTCAAAATTATGGACTTGCAGCAAGAACAGTTGGCACGGAGTCTAGGAGACGGACATCGAGTAATTCATGGTGTAGCGGGTTCAGGAAAAACGATGATTTTAGCCTACCGTTGTCAACACCTTGCAAAAGTTGGAAACAAACCCATTTTGGTGCTATGTTTCAACGTCTCTCTTGCTGCCAAACTCCGCCAAACTATCCAAGATAAAAACAAAGTTAGTTGCATTAAGGTGCGGCATTTTCATGGCTGGTGCATGGATTTACTCAAAAAGTATGACATCCCCAGACCCGACTCTAGAGAGTATCAAGGTGAAGCTTATATAGAAGAACTGGTTAACAGAGTAATTACCGCCGTCGATGCCAAGTTGATACCTGCTGGCACGTATGGCGCTGTCATGCTGGACGAGGGTCACGATTTTAAGCCAGAGTGGCTCAAATTAATTGCCCAGATGGTCAACCCCGAAACCAATTCCCTGCTTATCCTCTATGACGATGCCCAAAACCTCTACGGTGAACAAGGCAGTAAAAAATTTAGCTTTAAGAGCGTAGGCATTCAGGCACAGGGACGCACAACTATTTTTAAACTCAACTATCGCAACACAGAGCAGGTGTTAGGGGTAGCCTATGAATTTGCTGCATATGTGATGACCCCTACCACCGGGAATGATGACCAAGTGGTATTGCTAGAACCTGCCAGTGCTGGACGGCAAGGCCCCAAACCAGACCTGATCCGTTTACCCAGTTTTAAACACGAGGTAGATTACCTAGCCGATAGAGTGCAACAATTACACGAGCGAGATATCCCCTGGAACGAAATAGCAATTATCTATCGCTCCAACTTTATGGGACTACGCATCTACAACCACTTCCAACAAGCCCAAATACCAATAGAGTGGGTAAACGCCAGCAGTGACAGCCGCAACTATAACCCAGCCGAGTTAAGCATCAAACTCATAACCATGCACTCATCTAAAGGGCTAGAGTTCCCAGTGGTGCTTATTCCTGGCATTGGTTATATGCCTAACCAGTACGGACACAGCACACCAGAAGAAGAAGCACGGCTGCTTTACGTGGCGATGACACGGGCAATGGAGCAACTGATTCTGACATGCGATCGCACATCGGAATTTACCAGCCGTTTGGAGACAGTATTAAAGAAGGTCACAGTTAAAGCAGCATGA
- a CDS encoding UvrD-helicase domain-containing protein, with the protein MGQWIDFQQTVNQRLLREDLDKEQTKVRNMNTKGHALVRGIAGSGKSLVLRNRVEKIIDEFDNILILSYNRFMSGWLKSKLREKGISRQVTCNTFHSWAYRNLNYDYKFDKNDELRAQIIDFAKNSNLKYQAILVDEAQDFYDEWFRALLEILDDETKSLFFVYDNTQSVYGQSHRRKQDWTWRKLGIDVVGRSQIFDVNYRNSPEILELAWEFILEALSEVNMKVSKKEQAGGKIGDIIQPKKKNSRSSNIKPALWQISDEAMPVQIAQQVKLALSSHKESSIGVLVHPQNWRLKNVISTELSKLNIEHHAPKGSTDRDMNVVDRPFIIVDSWNALKGVEFDAVIIAGLDEANEYPDDLDKDFQEKAGIYTAMTRARDHLVILYDSKNSIVDIMENALNAPKQLESED; encoded by the coding sequence ATGGGTCAATGGATTGATTTTCAACAAACTGTTAATCAAAGACTGCTGAGAGAAGATTTAGATAAAGAACAAACTAAAGTCAGAAACATGAACACCAAAGGACACGCTCTTGTCCGGGGTATTGCTGGTTCTGGGAAATCTTTAGTTTTAAGAAATAGAGTTGAGAAAATAATTGATGAATTTGATAATATTTTAATCCTCAGCTATAACCGTTTTATGAGCGGATGGCTTAAATCAAAGCTAAGAGAGAAAGGTATTAGCAGGCAAGTAACTTGTAATACCTTTCACAGTTGGGCTTATCGTAATTTAAACTATGATTATAAATTTGATAAAAATGATGAATTAAGAGCGCAAATTATAGATTTTGCAAAAAATTCAAACTTAAAATATCAAGCTATTTTAGTAGATGAAGCACAAGATTTCTATGATGAATGGTTTCGTGCTTTGCTAGAAATTTTAGATGATGAGACAAAATCTTTATTTTTTGTCTACGATAATACTCAATCAGTATATGGACAATCTCACAGAAGAAAACAAGATTGGACATGGCGGAAACTGGGAATTGATGTTGTGGGGCGTTCTCAAATATTTGATGTTAATTATAGAAACTCCCCGGAAATTCTAGAATTGGCTTGGGAATTTATACTTGAAGCCTTATCAGAAGTCAATATGAAAGTTTCTAAAAAAGAACAAGCTGGAGGTAAAATAGGCGACATTATTCAGCCCAAAAAGAAAAATTCCAGAAGTTCAAATATTAAACCAGCTTTATGGCAAATTTCTGATGAAGCGATGCCAGTCCAAATTGCACAGCAAGTCAAACTTGCCTTATCAAGCCATAAAGAATCTTCAATTGGTGTTTTAGTGCATCCACAGAATTGGAGACTAAAGAATGTAATCAGCACAGAATTATCAAAGCTAAATATTGAACACCATGCCCCCAAAGGTTCTACAGACAGAGATATGAATGTGGTAGATAGACCTTTTATAATTGTTGACTCTTGGAATGCCTTAAAAGGCGTTGAATTTGATGCAGTTATCATTGCTGGATTAGATGAAGCTAATGAATACCCAGATGATCTAGATAAGGATTTTCAAGAAAAAGCAGGAATTTACACAGCCATGACTAGGGCAAGAGATCACTTAGTTATACTGTACGATTCCAAGAATTCAATTGTTGACATTATGGAAAATGCTCTAAATGCTCCTAAACAGTTGGAGAGTGAGGACTAA
- a CDS encoding viperin family antiviral radical SAM protein, giving the protein MRPISVNFHLWKPCNYHCRFCFATFRDVQGYLSFSDAKRLLFLLREAGTEKINFAGGEPTLHPYIGELVAESRRLGFVTSIVTNGARMTELLEKHASDIDWVALSVDSASEMIQKQLGRGNGDHVLRSISLFDKLHQYGIHVKLNTVVTSLNFQEDMSTFVKRVRPERWKVFQVLPVEGQNDGSVEDLLISPHQFQEFVERHQTLSDEGIRFVAETNNVMKDSYVMVNPQGQFYNNTTTGRYLYSSPILEAGVNVALAQVGWNVETFLGRGGIYSWK; this is encoded by the coding sequence ATGCGACCAATATCTGTAAATTTCCATTTGTGGAAACCATGCAATTATCATTGCCGATTTTGCTTTGCTACCTTTCGTGATGTCCAAGGATATTTAAGTTTCAGTGATGCTAAACGTCTTCTTTTCTTATTGCGCGAGGCAGGTACAGAAAAAATTAACTTTGCAGGGGGAGAACCAACACTACACCCTTACATTGGTGAACTTGTAGCTGAGTCGCGTCGTTTGGGATTTGTAACAAGTATTGTGACCAATGGTGCGCGAATGACTGAATTATTAGAAAAGCACGCTAGTGATATTGATTGGGTCGCATTGTCGGTAGATTCTGCTTCAGAAATGATTCAAAAACAGTTAGGGCGTGGGAATGGGGATCATGTACTACGATCAATTTCTTTGTTTGATAAACTACATCAATACGGTATTCATGTCAAACTTAATACAGTAGTCACCAGCCTTAACTTCCAAGAAGATATGTCAACCTTTGTAAAGCGGGTGCGTCCAGAAAGGTGGAAAGTCTTTCAAGTGCTGCCAGTGGAAGGTCAAAATGATGGGAGCGTCGAGGATCTGCTAATCTCGCCACACCAGTTTCAAGAATTTGTCGAACGACATCAAACCCTTTCAGATGAGGGAATAAGATTTGTCGCAGAGACAAACAACGTGATGAAAGATTCCTATGTAATGGTCAATCCACAAGGGCAGTTTTACAACAACACTACAACAGGGCGTTATTTGTATAGTTCACCAATTTTGGAAGCGGGTGTAAATGTTGCCCTGGCTCAAGTCGGTTGGAATGTAGAAACTTTTCTGGGTCGTGGAGGTATTTACTCTTGGAAATAG
- a CDS encoding deoxynucleoside kinase: MKQFPFLVFEGLDGAGKTTLAELFAKRQNFSYYSSIPPELISLREQIAATHSPITTFHFYTLCNLMRSHEYALKLNYSGVVADRYVFSTLAYHSLLMKQDLSLHLPILQSEQKFLLPDVIVYVTDSQPVICQRIAMRSQEVPMQWYGDKVSIEYNLIESYKRIFSLVDIPVVEIDTTNSDPEQAYSTLCYELHIIGQNIPIIQSTDFALTS, encoded by the coding sequence ATGAAGCAGTTTCCTTTTTTGGTATTTGAAGGATTAGATGGGGCTGGGAAAACTACTTTGGCAGAGCTATTTGCCAAGCGCCAAAATTTTTCTTATTACAGCAGCATACCACCTGAGTTAATTTCTTTACGAGAGCAAATAGCTGCGACTCATTCCCCAATCACCACATTTCATTTTTATACTTTGTGCAACCTTATGCGTAGCCATGAGTATGCATTAAAGTTGAACTATTCAGGGGTTGTGGCTGACAGATATGTGTTTTCTACTCTTGCTTACCACAGCCTGTTGATGAAACAAGACTTGTCTTTGCATTTACCTATATTACAATCAGAACAAAAATTTTTGCTCCCTGACGTTATTGTTTATGTGACGGACTCTCAGCCTGTAATTTGCCAGCGTATTGCCATGCGAAGTCAGGAAGTTCCTATGCAATGGTATGGGGATAAAGTTTCTATTGAATACAATCTTATTGAATCATATAAGCGTATATTTTCCCTAGTTGATATACCAGTTGTAGAGATTGATACGACTAATTCTGACCCTGAGCAAGCTTATTCTACTTTGTGCTATGAACTGCACATAATTGGTCAAAATATACCCATCATTCAGTCTACAGATTTTGCATTAACTAGCTAA
- a CDS encoding EVE domain-containing protein — protein MELGDKAGIYAIAEIIESPKIITNPPDIGYWIDTSRVGVKPCTKIRFTSKLLDKPLVRENLKEDLVLKNLIVIRQPNATNYKITQQEWQRVHELRG, from the coding sequence TTGGAATTGGGGGATAAGGCGGGGATATATGCGATCGCAGAGATTATCGAGTCCCCCAAGATTATCACTAACCCCCCTGATATTGGCTATTGGATTGATACCAGTCGCGTTGGTGTTAAACCTTGCACCAAGATTCGCTTTACTAGCAAATTGTTAGACAAGCCACTGGTGAGGGAAAACTTAAAAGAAGACCTCGTGTTGAAAAACTTGATTGTAATTCGTCAGCCGAACGCTACAAATTACAAAATTACACAACAGGAATGGCAACGTGTACATGAATTGAGAGGATAG
- a CDS encoding helicase-related protein, with amino-acid sequence MPLPDYIDNSRHKLQTILKQLIEDEHQIILDIATGFFRIEAWVRLEAPMNQLTSLRLLIGRDPTIRPAESDRIDLIRYFRRDIQQELEEEDFKASYKQQIDRMIAYLQQDHILVRLYGATNSEFLHAKAYIFDEYSIVGSSNFTPSGIYHNRELNVVNKQKAIAQDLRHNWFTEFWNHESVDVDYKTKLIDALNASKFGSKAYTPYQVFLKALYELFKDDTIIGEGDRTSLELASFQQEGFERAVRLIERHNGCVIADAVGLGKTFIGLRLLDYYLIKLRKPRFVPRALVVCPAQLKRLVWDKKLDEFGIKADVISHEEISRQNFNLHNYARYDIVVVDESHNFRNSATNRYRNLLKLVSSGKRNKRVVLLTATPINNSIFDLYHQILLLTRGSEIYYREWGISNLKTYFKALAKGGVEITELLMQTMVRRSRQDVIRRQQAGEEIRINGKLIHFPKRQLEQFTYNFEDSFAGLYTGIATQIDKLNLPAYNIKAFKKRKDKGEENEVKRNDALVALQKALYFKRFESSLLAFKNSIRNQRDFQTNFYKILTQQKKLLDSKNFRKLVLATEDEEEGNSVNTIIESLSEVDSKDYDLNQLQQQIEADLLILNNIIITLEKIESSAAANTDYDRKLAAFKDLLKTQLQGKKILVFSYFKDTAEYLYKQLITDKAWLTEMQVNTQAPVIELLTGATSSKQREEKVKQFAPKANAQSDEELTLLKENPIDILICTDVLSEGQNLQDAGVLINYDLHWNPVRMIQRAGRIDRLGTDYDELFIYNCFPEQGLEDLLGLVKRLQQRIATIDREVGLDSSVLGETVSDRSLEELYRLKMADTDAEKQAILEELEQSADLVSLDEMRLPLLEFLQEASKEIIDDIPFGIHSTWNKPIPHRDVPNGGIFLAFRANDKHFWHFYPRIDGAISLDENNLISDKRTIFNWLKCQQSDFPKPDNLAPVQFDNRIFPVLERAIGNLFTSFQKQQTGKGIKPQMSKLLQNIHHALTQPDLFQVESTDEEAKERVLKVITTVNSRSYERDVKAIWESFKTHKNISLLVTELDEYFVDTDQYEELEDEKDIRPVEIIQQKDIKLICYQWFKPDSTK; translated from the coding sequence ATGCCCTTACCCGATTACATCGACAACTCCCGCCACAAACTGCAAACCATCCTCAAACAACTAATCGAGGATGAACACCAAATTATCCTCGACATCGCCACTGGCTTTTTCCGCATCGAGGCATGGGTACGCCTAGAAGCTCCCATGAACCAACTCACCAGCTTGCGGTTACTCATTGGGCGTGACCCAACTATTAGACCAGCAGAAAGCGATCGCATCGACCTAATCCGCTACTTTCGCCGCGACATTCAGCAAGAGCTAGAGGAGGAAGACTTTAAGGCAAGCTATAAACAGCAGATTGACCGGATGATTGCTTACTTGCAACAAGACCACATCCTGGTCAGACTGTATGGGGCAACTAACAGTGAATTTTTACACGCCAAAGCTTACATATTTGATGAGTATAGTATTGTCGGCTCTAGTAACTTCACCCCATCTGGTATTTACCACAACCGAGAACTAAACGTAGTCAACAAACAAAAAGCCATTGCCCAAGATTTACGCCACAATTGGTTTACAGAGTTTTGGAATCACGAAAGTGTCGATGTTGATTACAAAACTAAGTTAATTGACGCGCTCAATGCCTCCAAGTTTGGCAGTAAAGCTTACACCCCCTACCAAGTATTCCTCAAAGCCCTGTACGAACTATTCAAAGACGATACCATCATTGGCGAGGGCGATCGCACTTCATTAGAACTGGCCAGCTTTCAGCAAGAGGGATTTGAGAGAGCAGTTAGACTCATAGAAAGACACAATGGCTGTGTTATCGCTGATGCCGTAGGTTTGGGGAAAACTTTTATTGGCTTGCGGCTGCTGGACTATTACCTAATTAAACTCAGAAAACCGAGATTTGTCCCCCGTGCCTTGGTGGTTTGTCCGGCTCAACTCAAAAGATTAGTCTGGGATAAAAAACTAGATGAATTTGGCATTAAAGCTGATGTTATCTCCCATGAAGAAATCAGCCGCCAAAACTTTAACTTACATAATTATGCTCGTTATGACATTGTGGTGGTGGATGAATCCCATAATTTTCGTAACAGTGCCACCAATCGCTACCGCAATTTATTAAAGCTAGTTAGCAGTGGTAAACGCAATAAACGGGTAGTGTTACTGACTGCTACCCCCATCAACAACAGCATATTTGACCTTTACCATCAAATCCTGTTGTTAACTCGTGGCAGTGAAATCTATTACCGAGAATGGGGTATTTCTAACCTCAAGACTTATTTTAAAGCCTTAGCTAAAGGTGGCGTAGAAATTACAGAACTCCTCATGCAAACAATGGTGAGACGCAGCCGCCAGGACGTGATTAGAAGGCAACAAGCAGGTGAAGAAATTCGCATTAATGGTAAACTCATTCACTTTCCTAAACGCCAGTTAGAACAGTTTACATATAACTTTGAGGATAGCTTTGCTGGACTGTATACGGGGATAGCCACTCAAATTGACAAGCTTAACTTACCTGCTTATAACATTAAGGCTTTTAAAAAGCGCAAGGATAAAGGGGAAGAAAATGAAGTCAAGCGCAATGATGCCCTAGTTGCCCTCCAAAAAGCTCTTTATTTTAAACGATTTGAAAGTTCACTACTTGCTTTTAAAAATAGTATTCGTAACCAAAGAGACTTTCAAACTAATTTTTATAAAATTCTTACTCAACAAAAAAAGCTATTAGATAGTAAAAACTTTCGCAAGTTAGTATTAGCTACTGAAGATGAAGAAGAAGGTAACTCAGTCAATACAATTATTGAGTCCCTAAGTGAAGTTGACTCTAAAGACTATGACCTAAATCAACTTCAACAGCAAATTGAAGCTGACTTATTAATTTTAAACAATATTATTATCACTTTAGAAAAAATTGAATCCTCAGCCGCAGCTAACACAGACTATGACCGCAAATTAGCAGCATTCAAAGACTTACTCAAAACTCAACTGCAAGGTAAAAAGATTTTAGTATTTAGCTACTTCAAAGATACGGCTGAGTATTTATATAAACAATTAATTACAGATAAAGCTTGGTTAACCGAAATGCAAGTCAACACTCAAGCGCCTGTGATTGAGTTATTGACTGGTGCAACATCTAGCAAGCAACGGGAAGAGAAAGTTAAGCAATTTGCCCCCAAAGCTAATGCCCAAAGTGATGAAGAATTAACCCTATTAAAAGAAAATCCTATTGATATTCTCATCTGTACCGATGTTTTATCAGAAGGTCAAAACTTGCAAGATGCTGGGGTGTTAATTAATTATGATCTGCACTGGAACCCAGTACGCATGATTCAAAGGGCAGGACGAATTGACCGCTTAGGCACTGATTATGATGAACTATTTATCTACAACTGTTTCCCAGAACAGGGACTTGAGGATTTACTAGGATTAGTCAAAAGACTACAACAACGCATTGCCACCATTGACCGGGAGGTAGGGTTAGACAGTAGTGTACTGGGTGAAACTGTTTCTGATAGGTCATTAGAAGAACTGTACAGACTAAAAATGGCTGACACTGATGCTGAAAAACAAGCCATTTTAGAAGAATTAGAGCAATCAGCAGATTTGGTATCTCTAGATGAAATGAGATTACCTTTATTAGAGTTTCTGCAAGAGGCCAGCAAGGAAATAATTGATGATATTCCCTTTGGTATTCATAGCACCTGGAATAAACCCATTCCCCACCGTGATGTTCCCAATGGTGGCATCTTTCTAGCCTTCCGTGCCAATGATAAACACTTTTGGCATTTTTACCCACGCATTGATGGCGCTATCTCCCTAGATGAAAACAACCTGATAAGTGATAAACGTACTATTTTCAATTGGCTCAAATGCCAACAGTCAGACTTTCCCAAACCTGACAACCTTGCACCAGTTCAGTTTGATAACCGCATTTTCCCTGTTTTAGAAAGAGCCATAGGTAATCTGTTTACATCTTTTCAAAAACAGCAGACGGGCAAAGGTATCAAACCGCAAATGTCCAAGCTATTACAAAACATTCATCATGCCCTAACCCAGCCTGACTTATTTCAAGTGGAATCAACAGATGAAGAAGCCAAAGAACGGGTGTTAAAAGTTATAACTACAGTTAATTCTCGGAGTTATGAACGAGATGTTAAAGCAATTTGGGAGTCGTTTAAGACCCATAAAAACATCAGCTTACTCGTAACTGAGTTAGATGAATATTTTGTAGACACTGACCAATATGAGGAACTGGAAGATGAAAAAGATATAAGACCAGTAGAAATTATCCAGCAAAAAGACATTAAGTTAATTTGCTATCAGTGGTTTAAGCCAGATTCTACTAAGTAA